In the Telopea speciosissima isolate NSW1024214 ecotype Mountain lineage chromosome 2, Tspe_v1, whole genome shotgun sequence genome, one interval contains:
- the LOC122653264 gene encoding actin-related protein 2/3 complex subunit 3 isoform X1: protein MVYHSSFVNEEGITKACGCPLLPLKSHIKGPAPVSDQDKTDIIDEAITFFRANVFFRNFDIQSSADKLLIYLTFYINVALKRLEGCRTLAEGTKAIISLGLEKVPVPGEPGFPFAGLFALPKSQQEAELFRDYLKQIREETSGRLLSVAYRPNGTPNKWWLAFAKRKFMNIIVP from the exons ATG GTGTACCACTCAAGTTTTGTTAATGAGGAAGGCATAACAAAAGCTTGTGGGTGCCCTCTGCTTCCTTTGAAAAGCCATATAAAGGGTCCTGCACCAGTTTCAGATCAAG ATAAAACTGATATCATTGATGAAGCAATCACATTCTTTCGTGCCAATGTCTTCTTCAGAAACTTTGATATCCAGAGCTCAGCTGACAAGCTTCTCATTTATTTGACATTTTACATCAATGTTGCTTTGAAGAGGCTTGAGGGCTGCAGAACACTGGCTGAGGGGACCAAAGCTATCATTAGCTTGGGTCTTGAGAAGGTCCCTGTGCCTGGAGAGCCTGGTTTTCCCTTTGCAGGACTTTTTGCACTTCCCAAGTCTCAGCAAGAAGCAG AGCTATTTAGGGACTATCTGAAGCAGATAAGGGAGGAAACAAGTGGAAGGCTACTCAGTGTTGCATACAGGCCAAATGGAACTCCAAACAAATGGTGGTTGGCATTTGCCAAGAGGAAattcatgaatattattgtCCCCTAA
- the LOC122653264 gene encoding actin-related protein 2/3 complex subunit 3 isoform X2, translating into MVYHSSFVNEEGITKACGCPLLPLKSHIKGPAPVSDQDKTDIIDEAITFFRANVFFRNFDIQSSADKLLIYLTFYINVALKRLEGCRTLAEGTKAIISLGLEKVPVPGEPGFPFAGLFALPKSQQEADARYSKYTCKRKRARAI; encoded by the exons ATG GTGTACCACTCAAGTTTTGTTAATGAGGAAGGCATAACAAAAGCTTGTGGGTGCCCTCTGCTTCCTTTGAAAAGCCATATAAAGGGTCCTGCACCAGTTTCAGATCAAG ATAAAACTGATATCATTGATGAAGCAATCACATTCTTTCGTGCCAATGTCTTCTTCAGAAACTTTGATATCCAGAGCTCAGCTGACAAGCTTCTCATTTATTTGACATTTTACATCAATGTTGCTTTGAAGAGGCTTGAGGGCTGCAGAACACTGGCTGAGGGGACCAAAGCTATCATTAGCTTGGGTCTTGAGAAGGTCCCTGTGCCTGGAGAGCCTGGTTTTCCCTTTGCAGGACTTTTTGCACTTCCCAAGTCTCAGCAAGAAGCAG ATGCAAGGTACTCCAAGTACACTTGCAAGAGGAAGCGGGCCAG AGCTATTTAG